DNA from Denticeps clupeoides chromosome 7, fDenClu1.1, whole genome shotgun sequence:
CTTTTTTGTCTCCGTCGCTGTGTGGTACTTCTCCACCTGTTTCCTCTTTATTGTCTCCAAGGTCTACAGGGAAAGAATGGCACCTGGTCATTTTTGTAAACTGTTACAGAATCCAGACagaacaattaaacaattaattaaatatttccaCCGTTAGTTTTTTAAATGGAGGTAtaacctgtaaataaatgtcTGCTATTCATATTAGGTGTACCAGAGTATATTAAAAAATTACTTTACTAATGCCTTTAGGTCTTTCCATACCTGGGTCATGATTTCTCTGGCCAGGACCTTTCTGCCATCCTGCATCATCACGTTAATAAATTTACTGTTGGGAGACAAATTGTGATGTGAAGTCTTCCTGTACAGTGCCGCAGAGAGTGCGTGCACGATGGGACAGTGTACAGTAAACTCGTCAAAACGCCTGTGGTCAGTGCACTACCTTATAACTGAATCAGAAAACAGAGAGCTGCTTGTTCCTGAGGTTGCCGCTTTTATTGGCCGAACTCTTTTCAGCTCGCGTTCTTCGTCTTTCTCCTTCTCGGAAACATACACTTCCCTCCGTGGTTCGGGTTCCATGTAGTAAGGGTTGTAGCGACTCCATCTCACTGCCGACAGCCTGTAAAGCGCCATTTTGTTCTCTTAACAACAGATAATACGCCGTAACGATCCGCACACACCCAGCTCTGCTCAtaaacaacaagaaaaacacGAATTACCCCACTgacaataaaatgttcaaaacgACCATTTACCTCGGCGTCCAGGATTTCAAGAAGCCTGCCCAGGACGCGGCCATATTGGAAAATGAGACACGTCCTAGCAGGACCCATCAAGGGCTGTCCTGCAATTTTCCTGTTTGCTATAGTAACTAGCTATAGTAACGCGTCACATACTGTGCTGGAACCAGATGTGTCAAAAGTACACTCATTTTTTCTCACGTACATAGATAGATACCAGTGTTTACAAACACTCTAATTGACTGAACGTTTTGCTCAAATTACTCAAACTACAGGCTCTAGAACATACttaaagtataaaagtataaaGAAACCTTGCGAAGGACAAAACCACCATTTTTACCGAGAGGTTTACTGTACTTCGTGTGCAAGCAAGCGAAAAAAATATTGGTATGCAAATAGCTATCATAAATATTAATCATAAATTTTATTGGAtttgagaaaaaatattgtACACATGTAATTTTCATTCTcatgttgctcagaaaatctgcttcaataacacatattgTCATAGACTGCACATATTGTGgacattttttctcatttttactttttattccaCAAGAAAAAAGAAGTGAACCACATAATCCATCCGTGGAGCCAAGGTGGGGTCTGAGGTAGTGGTCGGCCGACAGCCTGCAGGGCCTGGGGGACCAGAGGGGCGTGGCCTTCGGTGGTGGCAGCGCTGTAGGGCGACCATGGCGGGGAGTTCTGGCCAACCCCACTGGAGCGGTTGAGCAGATGAGCAGGTTTCAAGTGGTTTATGGAGCTCTTGTCTCCAGCTTTCAGCACACGAAAGGGGCCTGCATAAGGGGGCTGCAAGGGGCCACGGTGGGCATTGTGCCTGACAAAAACATAGTCCGCAGAGGCTAGGCCGGCAGGGAAGTACATTGTGATTGTCACTTACAAAGGGTGCCACTTAGAAGGAGTGCCGAAACAGGTCACCAAGGTGCTTATGAAAGCGCAAACAATCTCTGTGGATGTAGGGGCTATGAGTGGGACCACCTCTGGAGCACCACCTCATAAGGTGGTTAGTAAAGCCCTGGGAGGGCACCAGATCCACATGCACGTGATCAAAATGATGCTCAGGGACCTGGAAGGGTGCCAGCAGGGCTACGGTGTGTCTGTGAATCTTAGCACACTGGGATGCTGTACAAGTAGCAGCCGAGTGACTGACATCTTTCTTGAGCCTGTGCCAGACAAACTTGGCTTCCACCAACCGCTGAGAGACTTTCACACCAGGCTGAGAGAGCTGATGTACAATGTCGAAAACTAGCCGCCGCCAATGAATGTGGGATGAGGGGCCGAGGCTGGAGACATAGACAATGTAAAGTAGTACCAGTGGCACAGAAAACCATGTCCCTCAACTGTAGGCTTGTGTCCCCCACCCACAGAGCATGCAGCTTCGTTTCAGAAATGGGGTCTGCAGCCATAGCTGCATAGTCGATGCCCAGGAGGATGGCCCTGGTCACTGCCCGAGAAAGGCAGTCAGTGACAACATTAACTTTTCTGGTCATATGGTGGATGTCATTCGTGAACTCAGAGATGTAGGAGAGTTGTATCTGCTACCATGCTGACCAAAGAACAAATACTGTAGCCATGGCAAATGTCAAGGGATAGTGGTCAACAAACGAAACAGGGAGCAGAAATGTCTAATAGCCAGGTACAGACCTAACAGCTCTCAGTCAAACGTACTGTACTTCTGTTTGTTGGGGCATAACTGATGGCTGAAGAAAGCTAGTGGCTGCAAGGCTTCGTTCACACACTATTCGTGGACTATACCAACAGCAAAATCCGAAGCATCCGGGGTGATGGAGATTGGGGTATCAGGGGAAGGATGAGACAACATTGTAGCCATGGCCAGTGCCACTTTGGTATCCACAAATGCCCTGTATTGCTCTGTGGACCAGTTGATAAGTGTTTTGGGGCCTTTGTTATGAAATACCCTGTACAATGGCAGCATGAGGGTGGCTGCTCCTGTGGTGGAGATTTTTGCTGAAGATTTGATCAATAAACTCAAGCAACAGTAAACCATGGTAGACAGAGTCAATTATTGTAATGCACAAGTTTTTCTGCAGTTGCGGTTAGTTACGATGTATCAGAGGCTGATTTAAATGACTCCCAAAATCGCTCACTCCCAAAATTCCAGAGAAACATCTATgtgcacgtgcgtgtgtgtgcttaggggtatcaattcatattacatttctatgaCTTCAGTTTACAAATATGTGTTCTAAACATGGGTGGAAGGTCATGCTCTGTGCTTGCTGCacaggcccacaaacatacaatgtgattCAAAATATACCATTCTCCAGGGATAATAAAAGTTAACCATCCCAAGTTGTGGGGGGTGGGAAACTGGTAACTGCCCCAACTTTCGGCTGGAGTGGTACTGCAAAATCTCTTGTGATCCTGTGGCCCAAGAAATCAATGGTAACCCAGCCAAACTGCCACTTAGCCTGATTGATAATCAGCCCATGTTTACTGTGACATTCGAATAAGAGCCTGAGGTGGGACACGTTTTGGGCTGTGGAGGTATGTCGGCCAGTTAGATGAAATGGCAGATCCCGCAGTGCTGAATCCATGAGGAAGGTCTGTGCTACATTCTTAAGTCCAAAAGGCATGCATAAGAATACGAACAAGCCAGGTATGAGGTGCATGGCCAATTAATTCATAAGCACATGatttcagtaatttattaaCAATTCCACGTGTTTGACACCTCGTCTGCCAAGAGAGTCTCATAgttaatttcaataaaatactgATCTTAATAGTGGGCGTAATAAATAAAGTGGGCGTCCCCAGAATTATTCACGATTACTAACAAAAGATCTTAATATAGCGCTGGCTCGATCTTTAGGTGTAGTGACCTTAGGTGACCTTTAGGTGTAAAGACCTTatcagttgccaggaaccagaatttatctgctggtctcttcactggagtctgccagtagtctgtgcgcttgattcagtgtctcgaagagaacaaacagaaacagcagcagacgggggcattgtacgactgatactgaaatacgtggttatagtggtatatttgtgcaataaCAAAGACTGcataactaaggtgaatttaacactgtctgtgtttaacaaggtgactgtgtaataaagtgaacttaataattgacactgtgtctgcgACTTTAGCAGAAGGCcaaagaaaacagatgtgttttcagtttagatttaaacactgagactgtgtctgaacaCTGAcgggcaagccgttccacaactgcggagctctatatgagaaggatctgctcacAGCTGTGACCtcctgtactttgggtaccagtggTGACCCCGCAACCATTGATCACAGCGTGGTGGGTCATAAATAATTCagagttcactcaggtaaggtggagcgagaccatttagagctttataggtcaaaaagtaggattttgaaatttgatgggtagccagtgcagtgattgtaagaccaGGGTGATACGGTCATATTTCCTAGTTCTatttagaactctggctgcagcattctgaactagctggagtttactcatgcacctattagagcatccagacagtaatgtgcTGCAGTAATcttgatgtgataaaggcatgaaccaacttttctgcatcatgcattgagctgatatttttgcaatatttctaaggtgaaagaatgctattctagtgatattatctacatgcgaatcgaatgagagacctgcatcaatgaggacacctagattaacatttacatttacagcatttggcagacgcccttatccagagctacttacaatgtgcttccatgttacaatcaatgacgTGCtctatgtaaatgtaaatgtaaatgccgaTCAGTCAGAtctgatctgaaccatacaagggctattcccttaatcctaactacattctctaacctgtcaaatagaatagcgtgatcaataatGTCAAACGCTACACTCAGgtcaacagcaggtcattaaccactttaaccagcgctgtatCAGTGTATACAGTGTATACAGTTGTTGCTGTCTGACTTGGTATGTGGCTgatgctaagcgacgagttaagaactaagagccttcctatagttaaggaggctctccttccatgctatttgGAATGCGTTCAATTTATTCTGACGCCATTTATGTTCtatgcagtgttaattctagacatttggtcgagTTCAGTGGGGTCTAACGGTGAGTTGATCAGCGTTGATAAGTCTGGTGGGGTATGAATAAACCTTTGCACTGTACTttatgtaattgtccgtttgtctctataaatAGTGGATTTGAGTTTTTTGTgataagacatattttaaaagcaataaggaaatgatctgagattatttcagattgCAGAAGAGTTactatatattctatattttaaaaaggtcagtacaagattgAGCATGTGACCACCATCATGAGTATgtcctattatattttgtttaactctaactgagtctagtatagacaggaacgCTATTCTTAGCAAGTCTTCTAATttgtcacagtggatgttaaagtggCCGACAATTTTGGCTTTATTCACAGATACAACGAGGTTGAAAACAAATTCAACAAGGTTGAAAACAAATTCTGTAAATTTACTGagaaggtccagggggtctataaataataatcaatggaatgagcCGCGAACTTTGAGTTTGGAGTTCGAGCGGAGTCAGGTCAAGGGAATGCAGGCAAGAGACCAGGCGGAATGGCAGGCAAAAGACGGAAAACCGGCAGGCAAAGGATCAGCTGAAAGACCAACAGGCGAAACACCAAAAAACCTGAGGAGTCAGGGCTTTTATACACACAGTATGGACCAATACATAAAGTTTTCGGGACAGGATTTGAATCATGGGGCAGACCACCCCAACCCCTGTTGTGCGGGATGGGTCTTTTGCACACTCGTTAAGCTTTCTAAACCCAAAAGTGTCTGAAACACCATACAATCAAAATTCTATTTCTTCTCATTCAGACACATTCATTAACAGTTTTATTAAACAATTCTGAAGAGAAAGATACCAAACATGACCTACTTTGTGTTTGAACATAGCATATGTCAGTCCATAGGTGAGTTCTGTTTGTAAGCGCATTCTAACAGGAGAGACAGGAAGTGAGGAGGACCCCCCAGGAAACCAAGTTAGCAGTAAGCGTGGCGCTATCCACCAAGCCATGTGTACAGACATAAGTTGCTGGCCCCTACAACACAATTCAAAATGCATGTGCCATACATGTACCAAGataacccatgtagtctcccatgcAGCCCCAGAGCCCCCGCCAGTTGCAAAGATCCCAGGCAGCCACTGGTACCAACTACATGCACCCGCCTCCCACCATTTACAAGTGTGCTGGGGGAGCTGCCTGCTGCTGCCTCCCCCCAATTCTCACTCCCAATCACCTGCAGAGACACACCCAGCCTCCCGCCTCCCATAAGGGAGGGGCCAGCGCCGGGTGATGCCTTCAGGGTCCTGCATCCTGCTCTGGACCCGTCCGCGATCGTCGAGAGGTCCGTTAAGACctatgtgacttccgggggtgtGAGAGAGAGCCAGACAACTGCGCTGCCAGGACTGCCTTTTGGGGAATctgcctctccagctctggTCATGGacacgccttccctctgcccggacgttccccagctgaacggtaGCACAGCACCAGTGCCGCCGCCTGCTGTAGAGGACATCCACCATCCTCCACACCACACatccaccaccatctccagcaacgcgCCCAGCCCTATGTGGCACATACccatggtcccaggacccttcatcggagcagcaggtacatccTGCGTGGTGCAGGGAAAGAAGCTGGTTGCTCTGGCCGGAGGACACAgtagggcaggagccctgtggttgccgccgtccaccccacTGCCTCCACTGATGATACTACTGGGGCtacgaggacgtagcccttggagggggggctctgtcaggattgacggcacctggagacatcacctgttcCCAATCAGGACACTTTTAAAAAGCCCTGTGGTTCCGCCCATCACTAGCatcggcatttttgtgaactcctttcgtgaacttgaccttgctgttctgtttgatgtgttttgactcctggcaatcaccacacgcctgcgggctagtttatgtttTCCCCTTGTGTTTCCACTATtttctgttatttaaaaaatccttGTTTATATTTTGTCCTGTCTCTGCGAAGACAACTTCATGCTGAAACAAGCCCAAAACACTTGACATTCAAAATTTTCTTCAAGGATACTGTtataaattatgttcttaagtgtttcacagtgttagacatgtaacattttgatgggaaagtgttgtTCCAGTGTTGTTTTTTAAGGTCAACCATAAATCTAcacagctgaaaacacatgaaatttcaaattttctttaaggatactgttagtttaggatgttcttaagTATTTCAAAGCATTGGATGTTTAACATGTTGATGGTAAAgtgttttttcaaaagaaagtcaAATTTAAAATTTTCTTTGAGGATGTTCGTAAGTATTTCACAGTGCTCAGTGTTTAACATTTAGATggcaaagtgatttttttaagtcactttttcaaggtcaatcCTATGTTTTTCcaagagaaagtgtgtttttcaaggtcaaacttgtGTTTGcagaaaacaaactgaaaacacatgagacatgctgatttcttcaactttctgtgttggaaatgaagtttctatggtataagaatcaactttttcatgttttgggcCTTATATGCAC
Protein-coding regions in this window:
- the mrps7 gene encoding small ribosomal subunit protein uS7m, with amino-acid sequence MAASWAGFLKSWTPRLSAVRWSRYNPYYMEPEPRREVYVSEKEKDEERELKRVRPIKAATSGTSSSLFSDSVISKFINVMMQDGRKVLAREIMTQTLETIKRKQVEKYHTATETKKLEIECNPYNVFHQALENCKPVIGLTSIQRGGKYYQVPIPLTDNRRRFMAMKWLITECRDNKHRRTHMYEKLAQELLAASANEGNVVKKKHDLHKMAEANRAYAHYRWW